The window GCTAAATGTAAACATCCGCACTTTGCTGGCCAACTGCGAGGACCTGGCCAAGAGCGAGCAGAACTTCTGGCGGCTGCAGAAGTTCATCAAGTCCCTGGACACGATGCTCGACGAACTGGAGGCCATGGACGACCCGCAGAGTGCTCAGCGGATACCGGGCTACTTGGAACGGTTGCAGGCCTTAAAGGCGGCCACAGGATACACGGAGCCAGCCGGCGCAGTCCACACAAACTCCTCCTCCCAAAGGGAATTTGGAGAAAATGCGCTAAAGGAAGTCCGCCAGCTACAGAACACGAAACATCACAATGAATTGCGGAAGGAACTACTACAGGGTAAGGATTCTCGCCGATTTCTGCATAGAAGGATAACAAAGTGTTCTTTTCAGAGGGCGATGCCCTACGACGACGCCGGGCCCAAGAGGAGGGCTCAAGTCCCGCAAACACCAGCATTCCCAACTCTTCCAACGACATGACCGAAGCCGCCAAGTATTACACGACCGCCCAGGAGAAGATCACGGAGCACATGCTGTCGCTGACGCGGAATCTGAAGGAGCAGACCGAGACGGCGAATCGCATCATCCGCAGGGACACGGAGGTGGTGTCTCGCTCTTCCGGGATGGCCGAACGCAATATTAACTCGCTCTCTAAGGAGGCTGACAAGCTGGAGCAGCACTCGAAGAAGGCCTACAAATGCTGGCTCTGGCTGATGATTGTCTTTGTAATTGTCACGTTTATAGGTGAGTCATGGTGGAGAAGTAAGTGGAATATCTGGCAGTCACTTCCTccctaatttaattaaattatttcttcACTTCTTTAACGAAAAACAATCCATTATTGATCTTGTTTGCTCTCTAAACGAGTTCCTCCCTTAATTATTTCAAGAATTTATAATCatttacattatttttaaagtcTTGCTAACCAAAAACAAGTTTCCACTGACTCAGAATTAATTAGTTCGATTTATTGCACTTCCAATGGGTTTATTAACCTCCTTTCTGTATTACAGGTATGGTTCTCTTTATGAAGATtatgaaaaagaagaaaacgtAGGAAGGCACTCCCTACTTCAAACCAAAAACTCAAGATTATATTCCTAAGCAAGCTTTATTGAGATCGTTCTACTACCGAGTTCAAGAGGTTATCCAGCCAGAGCCCCCAGAAATCGAAACAGACCCCCATATAAACGATCGAAAGCCGCCCAGCGAtttatttatgaataataGTTTATGTACAAGCGAAAGCGATTAAATTGTGGTGTTGAGCATGTTGGGTCTTTATCTGTAGCCTATTCGGCAGCTATTAGCTCGGTGACTCCGTTTTTGGTAATGAGCTGCAGCAGAGATCCGGTTTTGGGTCGGTCCTGGTTTTGGGTCCACTTCTGAAAGAGTCCAGCCACCTCCGTGAGGGGCGTCCAGGTGCCAAAGTCCGCCTCCGGCATCCACTTGCGGTTCATGGGGGTGTCCAAAGTGACGGGGAGGATGGACACGGCCAGGGAGTTGGCTGGAAGGCCAGACTTATCGCCGCCCAGGGAGCGGGTGAGCTGGTGGACAGCTGCCTTGGCCATTCCGTAGCCAATCATACCGGGAGTGCCCTCCAAAGCGGGCTTGGCGCCAGTGAGTGCCAGCAGACCGCCCTCCTTCAGATACTGGGCAGCCACAGCAGCGGATATGGCCGAAGTCCATACACTCTGCTTCCACATGAGGTCGGCGTTCTTGGCCAGATCCTTCTTGGCATTCCCACCGGCCCATCCGCCGGCCACGCAGATCACAGCATCTAACTTCTGGCCACTGAGGGATTCCCCGACCTTGGAGACCACCTCAGCCTCCTGGTCCGCCCATGCGGCGTCGCGTGGCACCACAATGCTCACATCGGCCTTCTCGTTCTCCGACAAATCAATGCTGCCCACCCACTGGAGCGATGGAGTTTCCAGGTGAAGGTTGGTGGAAAACAATGGTTAATGAGGCACAATTAGCAGGTGAAAGGGAAACTCACATAATTGTTGGCTTTGAAGTGATCGACGCAGGCTGATCCCAAGGCTCCCTTGCCGCCGTAAATGAAGACTCGACCCGCGGACATGATTCGTGCTGCCAGTTTGAAAGCTAAAGTCGATTTGATCTCAagaaattcgaaaaaattCCAAAGTGACTCAAAGAGCTTGGAGCACAGCTGGGGTTTTTTGAAACCAGTTCTACCGGAAAGTGCAGGAGAATCAATTTGCAAACTTGAATAAGCTTTTGGCTCTCAAAAGAAAACGGCAGCAACAAGTGGAAAATCAATAGCCAGATAGGAGTCAATACGGCCACACTGAAAACCGCGatgttttggtatttttttgttggcaatTTGGTATTTCACAGCTGATGGCTGCCATCTCTTGTTGGTCGCTTATTTTTGAAAAGGAAAATGCGTTAGTTTTTCTTGCTATTTTCCTCTCCGAGAGCGAACCGGTTATGCATTTACGAACCGGGTAAATGGATAACGGATAAAACCAGCCAACACGAACCTCACTAGATGGCCTATACCACAAAAAACGTACCACCAAATTCCCATTAAAAgaccaaaataaattgtaatttatttgAGGCTCACGATTCAAAGAAATCATCGCTTAAGATATCTTCAGAGGGGGGAAATGCGTGAGAATCGTTAGTTGTTTTGCCGCAAATACCAAAAGAGAACCACGAGAAGGCTTACGCGCCGTGGCTGTTTGGTCGAGTTTTCCTCAGTTACGTCACGACAGTCAGCCACAGCTAAACGGTAAATATTGGAGGGAGTTTTCCGCGAGAGTTGCAAGTTGGAGAATACGATAACCACCCCCCACCCCGCACCAGCAGAGCAGAGTGCCCAGTTGGAATTTCCTTTGGCCGGAAAAACACACATGCGTTTTCtgtgttttattttagatTGAGCAAAGTAGACGGCGCGTAGTTTTTCACACTGTCGTGAGTTTTCCTTACGTTTGCCGCCTCACACTCATTTCTAATTGTGATTCGTAGGAAGTAAGTTCTCTAGtgcaaaatattcaaataaaatagtaTAATTCCATCAAAATAAATCGGAACACAACAATAAATACAAGCAAACACCACCAAAtatccgaaaaaaaaattcctttaaaaaaaaacgaaaaaaaaaagtatctaCTACTCGTCGCCATCGTTTTTGGTCTTCTTGTGTTCATccgtttcaaaaaaaaaaagaaataaaaataaaaaacgcaTCGAGATTGAATAATATTTAGTATCTGGCATCACGCAACTGCAATTATAACTGTGAATTTCAACGCGAGCGACAACGTACGCCACAAGGATAACGTAACGCAGCATAACGTAAGGACTAATCCAAGAGGACTATATAACGGTGAGTTTTTTTGGAGCGCCACTGGGGGGACATTTCAgggaaaatcaaaaaaatgcCAGGCGAAAATTCTTGGCCATGCAACTCGTTTTTTTAACCCGCTCTTGTGTAAGTGTGTGTTTTATTACCTCTCTTTCtggcgtgtgtgtgtgtgcgagtgcgAGTGCAGCGGAAAACGTGTATTCTTAAGAAAAACCAGAAAATCGAAACCCGGAATTGGGTCAGTGTGTCAAACGCTCCAACTCCAAGTCTGGCTAAAAGACGGGCTAAAACGTGTTTCATGGCTAAGTCGGTCTGTTCTTTTTGGTCTCATCTAGTCGCAGCTGCGCCGCTGtttctgcctctgccactgcctcaGCCTCAGCCTCAGTCGCTGCTCCGCCGCTCTCTGTAGGCCTAAACAGCATCGCCTCCAGAATGCCTAAAAACTAGCTGCATAGGTGTGAGTGGGAGGGAAAGATAGTGTCACCCGCGCGATTAACTTAGATACTAAATAGTGACAGGTAGATCGAAGAAAAGGTGATCATTAttactttttaatattaatt of the Drosophila ananassae strain 14024-0371.13 chromosome 2R, ASM1763931v2, whole genome shotgun sequence genome contains:
- the LOC6506225 gene encoding vesicle transport protein USE1; this encodes MATKLNVNIRTLLANCEDLAKSEQNFWRLQKFIKSLDTMLDELEAMDDPQSAQRIPGYLERLQALKAATGYTEPAGAVHTNSSSQREFGENALKEVRQLQNTKHHNELRKELLQEGDALRRRRAQEEGSSPANTSIPNSSNDMTEAAKYYTTAQEKITEHMLSLTRNLKEQTETANRIIRRDTEVVSRSSGMAERNINSLSKEADKLEQHSKKAYKCWLWLMIVFVIVTFIGMVLFMKIMKKKKT
- the LOC6493724 gene encoding dihydropteridine reductase encodes the protein MSAGRVFIYGGKGALGSACVDHFKANNYWVGSIDLSENEKADVSIVVPRDAAWADQEAEVVSKVGESLSGQKLDAVICVAGGWAGGNAKKDLAKNADLMWKQSVWTSAISAAVAAQYLKEGGLLALTGAKPALEGTPGMIGYGMAKAAVHQLTRSLGGDKSGLPANSLAVSILPVTLDTPMNRKWMPEADFGTWTPLTEVAGLFQKWTQNQDRPKTGSLLQLITKNGVTELIAAE